A part of Escherichia marmotae genomic DNA contains:
- the bssR gene encoding biofilm formation regulator BssR, with protein sequence MFVDRQRSDLLNRLNDARVDLAAYVRLRKAKGYMSVSESNHLRDNFFKLNRELHDKSLRLNLHLDQEEWNALHHAEEALATAAVCLMSGYHDCPTFITVNADKLENCLMSLTLSIQSLEKHAMLEQA encoded by the coding sequence ATGTTCGTTGACAGACAGCGAAGCGATCTGCTTAATCGGTTGAACGATGCTCGAGTTGACCTCGCCGCATATGTGCGACTGAGGAAGGCCAAAGGATACATGTCCGTCAGCGAAAGCAATCATCTACGAGATAACTTTTTTAAACTGAATCGCGAACTGCACGATAAATCGCTGCGGTTGAATCTTCACCTGGATCAGGAAGAGTGGAATGCTCTTCATCATGCTGAAGAAGCATTAGCGACAGCCGCAGTATGTTTGATGAGTGGGTATCATGATTGCCCAACTTTTATTACCGTCAACGCCGATAAGCTTGAAAATTGTCTGATGAGCTTAACGCTGAGTATCCAGAGCCTGGAGAAGCACGCCATGCTTGAGCAGGCCTGA
- a CDS encoding beta-galactosidase yields MDKHPPIIPTAPWLLHGADYNPEQWLHVPGILEKDIAMMQQAGCNTMSVGIFSWSMLEPTEGEYRFDWLDEVLDKLHAGGISVFLATPSGAKPAWLAARYPEVLRVSASREKMLHGGRHNHCLSSPVYKEKVTQINRKLAQRYANHPAVLGWHISNEYGGECHCNGCQQAFRHWLQTRYTTLEALNQAWWTGFWSHTYSDWSQIESPSPLGEMSNHGLNLDWRRFVTSQVKEFYQMEVAPLKAERPELPATTNFMWYFNDYNYWSLAEVVDFVSWDSYPMWHKQEDERAVACKTAMYHDLMRTLKNKPFILMESTPSQTSWQPTSKLKKPGMNILSSLQAVAHGADGVHYFQWRKSRGSVEKFHGAVVDHVGHLETRTGREVIQLGQRLAHLKQLVGTKTQAKVAIIFDWENRWAVNDAAGPRNCGIHYEQTVVDHYRPFWEQGVAVDIINADCDLTGYQLVIALMLYMVRDGFADRARAYVEAGGNFVTTYWSGIVNETDLCHLGGFPGPLRDLMGVWAEEIDSLNDYQHNEVICEPNAYGLQGKWQARELCAVIHAEGAQVLARYGEDFYAGTPALTVNHVGQGRAFYVASRNDASFHQAFAAMLINSLNLPKALATELPVGVIATRRTDGNQEWVFVQNYTAHVQNVVLPGAWRVAETGKACSQELELAPWGCEILEREIM; encoded by the coding sequence ATGGACAAGCATCCACCGATCATCCCCACAGCCCCGTGGTTACTTCATGGTGCCGATTACAATCCGGAACAATGGTTACATGTCCCTGGGATCCTGGAGAAAGATATTGCCATGATGCAACAGGCTGGTTGTAACACCATGTCGGTGGGCATCTTTAGCTGGTCAATGCTGGAACCCACAGAGGGGGAATATCGCTTTGACTGGCTGGATGAGGTGTTGGATAAACTTCATGCTGGCGGGATCTCTGTCTTCCTGGCAACCCCGAGCGGAGCCAAACCCGCCTGGCTTGCAGCACGTTATCCAGAGGTTCTGAGAGTTAGCGCGTCACGCGAGAAAATGCTTCACGGCGGTCGCCATAATCACTGCCTTTCTTCGCCAGTGTATAAAGAAAAAGTGACGCAAATTAACCGTAAGCTGGCGCAGCGATACGCGAATCATCCGGCGGTTCTGGGATGGCATATCAGTAATGAGTATGGCGGTGAGTGTCATTGTAACGGATGCCAACAGGCGTTTCGCCATTGGTTGCAGACTCGTTACACCACTCTTGAGGCACTTAATCAGGCATGGTGGACAGGCTTCTGGAGCCATACATACAGTGACTGGTCACAAATTGAGTCACCTTCTCCATTAGGTGAGATGTCTAACCACGGCCTGAATCTTGACTGGCGACGCTTTGTCACATCGCAGGTAAAAGAATTCTATCAAATGGAAGTCGCGCCGCTAAAAGCAGAACGGCCTGAGTTACCCGCGACGACCAATTTTATGTGGTATTTCAATGATTACAACTACTGGTCATTAGCTGAGGTTGTCGATTTTGTAAGTTGGGATAGCTATCCCATGTGGCACAAACAGGAAGATGAACGCGCCGTAGCTTGTAAAACAGCGATGTATCACGATCTGATGCGTACCTTGAAAAATAAACCGTTCATTCTGATGGAATCCACCCCCAGCCAGACAAGTTGGCAGCCAACCAGCAAATTGAAAAAGCCGGGAATGAACATTCTTTCTTCTTTACAGGCCGTCGCTCATGGCGCAGATGGCGTGCACTATTTTCAGTGGCGTAAGAGTCGCGGATCCGTGGAGAAGTTTCATGGTGCGGTGGTTGATCACGTCGGTCATCTGGAGACGCGTACCGGGCGCGAAGTTATACAGCTAGGGCAACGACTGGCACATCTTAAGCAATTGGTCGGGACGAAAACTCAGGCTAAAGTTGCCATTATTTTCGACTGGGAAAACCGCTGGGCGGTTAATGATGCTGCCGGGCCGCGCAATTGCGGTATCCATTACGAACAAACGGTAGTGGATCATTACCGACCTTTCTGGGAGCAGGGGGTGGCGGTCGATATTATCAACGCTGATTGTGATCTTACGGGGTATCAATTAGTTATCGCTCTAATGCTCTATATGGTTCGCGATGGATTTGCTGATCGTGCCCGTGCCTATGTCGAAGCTGGTGGCAATTTTGTCACCACTTACTGGTCCGGGATTGTCAATGAAACTGATTTATGTCACCTGGGCGGTTTTCCTGGCCCGTTGCGTGACCTGATGGGCGTGTGGGCTGAAGAGATCGATAGCCTTAATGATTATCAGCATAACGAAGTTATCTGCGAGCCGAATGCCTATGGATTGCAAGGTAAATGGCAGGCAAGGGAATTATGTGCGGTTATTCACGCCGAAGGCGCACAGGTTCTGGCGCGCTATGGTGAGGATTTTTATGCAGGTACACCTGCGTTAACGGTAAATCACGTCGGACAGGGACGTGCTTTCTATGTGGCTTCGCGTAATGATGCGTCATTTCATCAAGCGTTTGCTGCGATGTTGATCAACTCACTTAATCTTCCAAAAGCCCTTGCGACTGAACTTCCTGTTGGCGTTATTGCAACGCGTCGGACAGACGGCAATCAGGAATGGGTTTTTGTACAAAATTACACTGCTCATGTACAAAATGTGGTGCTTCCTGGTGCATGGCGAGTGGCGGAAACAGGCAAGGCTTGTTCACAAGAATTAGAACTGGCACCCTGGGGATGCGAGATACTGGAAAGAGAAATAATGTAA
- the dacC gene encoding serine-type D-Ala-D-Ala carboxypeptidase, with protein sequence MTQYSSFLRGLAAGSAFLFLFAPTAFAAEQTVEAPSVDARAWILMDYASGKVLAEGNADEKLDPASLTKIMTSYVVGQALKADKIKLTDMVTVGKDAWATGNPALRGSSVMFLKPGDQVSVADLNKGVIIQSGNDACIALADYVAGSQESFIGLMNDYAKKLGLTNTTFQTVHGLDAPGQFSTARDMALLGKALIHDVPEEYAIHKEKEFTFNKIRQPNRNRLLWSSNVNVDGMKTGTTAGAGYNLVASATQGDMRLISVVLGAKTDRIRFNESEKLLTWGFRFFETVTPIKPDATFVTQRVWFGDKSEVNLGAGEGGSVTIPRGQLKNLKASYMLTEPQLTAPLKKGQVVGTIDFQLNGKSIEQRPLIVMENVEEGGFFGRMWDFVMMKFHQWFGGWFS encoded by the coding sequence ATGACGCAATACTCCTCTTTCCTTCGTGGTCTTGCAGCGGGTTCTGCATTTTTATTCCTTTTTGCCCCAACAGCATTTGCGGCGGAACAGACCGTTGAAGCGCCGAGCGTGGATGCGCGTGCATGGATTTTAATGGATTATGCCAGCGGCAAAGTGCTGGCAGAAGGCAATGCGGATGAGAAACTGGACCCCGCAAGCCTGACTAAAATCATGACCAGCTATGTGGTTGGGCAGGCGCTTAAGGCCGATAAGATCAAACTCACCGATATGGTGACGGTCGGCAAAGATGCCTGGGCAACGGGCAATCCAGCGCTGCGCGGTTCATCGGTCATGTTTCTCAAACCGGGCGATCAGGTCTCTGTGGCGGATTTGAATAAAGGTGTGATCATTCAGTCCGGTAATGATGCCTGTATTGCACTGGCAGATTATGTTGCGGGCAGCCAGGAGTCATTTATTGGTTTGATGAATGATTATGCGAAGAAACTGGGCCTGACCAACACCACCTTCCAGACGGTACACGGCCTGGATGCACCGGGGCAGTTTAGTACCGCGCGCGATATGGCATTGCTGGGTAAAGCGTTAATTCACGATGTACCGGAAGAGTATGCCATTCATAAAGAGAAAGAGTTTACCTTTAACAAAATTCGCCAACCTAACCGTAATCGCCTGTTGTGGAGCAGTAACGTTAATGTTGATGGTATGAAGACCGGAACCACGGCAGGTGCGGGATACAATCTGGTCGCTTCGGCTACCCAGGGTGATATGCGTTTGATCTCTGTGGTGCTGGGGGCGAAAACTGACCGTATCCGTTTTAATGAGTCTGAGAAATTACTGACCTGGGGTTTCCGCTTCTTTGAAACCGTGACACCAATTAAACCTGATGCCACCTTTGTGACTCAGCGGGTTTGGTTTGGTGATAAGAGCGAAGTGAATCTCGGTGCCGGTGAAGGGGGATCGGTGACTATCCCTCGTGGGCAACTGAAAAACCTGAAAGCCAGTTACATGTTAACGGAACCGCAGCTTACCGCACCGCTGAAAAAAGGTCAGGTCGTCGGCACTATTGATTTCCAGCTTAACGGCAAGTCGATTGAACAGCGTCCGCTGATCGTGATGGAAAATGTGGAAGAGGGCGGATTTTTTGGTCGGATGTGGGACTTCGTAATGATGAAATTCCATCAGTGGTTCGGCGGCTGGTTCTCTTAA
- the gstB gene encoding glutathione S-transferase GstB: protein MITLWGRNNSTNVKKVLLTLEELELPYEQILAGREFGVNHDADFLAMNPNGLVPLLRDDESNLILWESNAIVRYIAAQYGQNRLWIDSPARRAEAEKWMDWANQTLSNAHRGILMGLVRTPPEKRDQAAIDASCKECDALFALLDAELAKVKWFSGDAFGVGDIAIAPFIYNLFNVGLTWTPRPNLQRWYQQLTERPAVRKVVMIPVS from the coding sequence ATGATTACGCTGTGGGGTCGGAATAATTCAACCAACGTTAAAAAAGTGTTGCTGACGCTCGAAGAACTGGAACTACCTTATGAGCAAATTTTGGCGGGTCGTGAGTTTGGGGTAAACCATGACGCCGATTTTCTGGCGATGAATCCTAACGGGCTAGTGCCGCTGTTGCGTGACGACGAAAGTAATTTAATTCTTTGGGAATCAAACGCCATTGTCCGCTACATTGCAGCACAGTACGGGCAAAACCGTTTATGGATCGACTCACCGGCACGCCGCGCAGAAGCCGAAAAGTGGATGGACTGGGCAAACCAGACGCTCAGTAATGCCCATCGAGGGATCCTGATGGGATTGGTCAGAACGCCACCGGAAAAGCGCGATCAGGCCGCCATTGATGCCAGTTGCAAGGAATGCGACGCCCTGTTTGCCCTTCTCGATGCAGAGCTGGCGAAAGTGAAATGGTTCTCCGGCGATGCATTTGGTGTGGGCGACATTGCCATCGCGCCGTTTATCTACAATTTGTTTAACGTTGGCCTGACCTGGACACCACGTCCGAATCTGCAACGCTGGTATCAGCAACTCACCGAACGCCCCGCGGTGCGTAAAGTTGTGATGATCCCTGTTAGCTAA
- the deoR gene encoding DNA-binding transcriptional repressor DeoR, with protein METRREERIGQLLQELKRSDKLHLKDAATLLGVSEMTIRRDLNNNSAPVVLLGGYIVLEPRSASHYLLSDQKSRLVEEKRRAAKLAATLVEPDQTLFFDCGTTTPWIIEAIDNEIPFTAVCYSLNTFLALKEKPHCRVFLCGGEFHASNAIFKPVDFQLTLNNFCPDIAFYSAAGVHISKGATCFNLEELPVKHWAMSMAQKHVLVVDHSKFGKVRPVRMSDLKRFDIVVSDRCPEDEYVKYAQTQHIKLMY; from the coding sequence ATGGAAACACGTCGCGAAGAGCGTATCGGGCAATTACTGCAAGAATTAAAACGCAGCGATAAGTTACATCTGAAGGACGCCGCCACCCTGCTCGGGGTTTCAGAGATGACGATTCGCCGCGATTTGAATAACAACAGCGCCCCCGTCGTATTACTCGGCGGTTATATCGTTCTGGAACCGCGCAGTGCCAGCCATTACCTGTTAAGCGATCAAAAATCCCGTCTGGTGGAAGAAAAACGCCGGGCGGCAAAACTGGCTGCGACGCTGGTAGAACCCGATCAGACCCTCTTTTTTGACTGTGGCACTACCACGCCGTGGATTATTGAAGCGATAGATAATGAAATCCCTTTCACCGCCGTTTGTTATTCACTAAATACCTTTCTGGCACTGAAAGAGAAACCCCATTGCCGGGTGTTTCTTTGCGGCGGTGAATTTCATGCCAGTAACGCCATTTTTAAACCCGTCGATTTTCAATTGACGTTGAATAATTTCTGTCCAGATATCGCTTTTTATTCCGCAGCCGGAGTGCATATCAGTAAAGGTGCTACCTGTTTTAATCTTGAAGAGTTGCCGGTAAAACACTGGGCCATGTCGATGGCGCAAAAGCATGTGCTGGTTGTCGACCACAGTAAGTTTGGCAAGGTACGCCCGGTACGCATGAGTGACCTGAAACGATTTGATATTGTGGTAAGCGATCGTTGCCCGGAAGATGAGTATGTGAAGTACGCACAGACGCAGCATATTAAGTTGATGTATTGA
- a CDS encoding Cof-type HAD-IIB family hydrolase, with the protein MGIKLIAVDMDGTFLSDQKTYNRERFTAQYQQMKAQGIRFVVASGNQYYQLISFFPEIANEIAFVAENGGWVVNEGKDVFNGELSKDAFSTIVEHLLTRPEVEIIACGKNSAYTLKKYDAEMKAVAEMYYHRLEYVDNFDNIDDIFFKFGLNLSDELIPQVQKELHDSIGDIMVPVHTGNGSIDLIIPGVHKANGLRQLQKLWGIDDSEVVVFGDGGNDIEMLRQAGFSFAMENAGNAVVAAAKYRAGSNNHEGVLDIIDKVLKHEAPFNQ; encoded by the coding sequence ATGGGCATTAAATTAATTGCGGTAGATATGGACGGTACTTTCTTAAGCGATCAAAAAACCTATAACCGTGAGCGGTTTACGGCCCAGTATCAGCAGATGAAAGCACAAGGTATTCGCTTTGTGGTCGCCAGTGGAAATCAATATTATCAGTTAATTTCGTTCTTTCCCGAAATTGCCAATGAAATTGCCTTTGTGGCGGAAAACGGCGGCTGGGTGGTGAACGAAGGCAAAGATGTTTTTAATGGCGAACTGTCGAAGGACGCATTTTCCACTATTGTGGAGCATTTACTGACGCGCCCGGAGGTGGAAATTATTGCCTGTGGAAAAAATAGCGCCTATACCCTGAAAAAGTATGACGCCGAAATGAAGGCCGTGGCGGAGATGTACTATCATCGCCTGGAATATGTCGATAACTTTGACAATATCGACGATATCTTCTTCAAGTTTGGGTTAAATCTCTCTGACGAACTGATTCCGCAAGTGCAAAAAGAGTTACATGATTCTATTGGCGATATTATGGTGCCAGTCCATACCGGCAACGGTAGTATCGATTTGATTATCCCCGGCGTACATAAAGCCAATGGCCTGCGTCAACTCCAGAAATTATGGGGCATAGACGACAGCGAAGTGGTGGTTTTTGGCGATGGCGGTAATGATATTGAGATGCTGCGTCAGGCGGGCTTTAGCTTTGCAATGGAAAATGCTGGCAACGCAGTCGTAGCGGCGGCGAAATACCGTGCAGGCTCCAATAACCATGAAGGCGTACTGGACATTATCGATAAAGTTCTTAAACACGAAGCGCCATTTAATCAATAA
- a CDS encoding LacI family DNA-binding transcriptional regulator yields MKTKAATLADVARHANVSYQTVSRVLNNSANVSAKTRQKIEQAIAELKYVPNRVAQQLVGKESKTVGLVTTSLALHAPSQIAAAVKKYAGEQGYQVLISMIDDVDIKGIQAAVNDLKAQRVTKIIINAPLETALAETLVAENSDVLCLFLDVDPYSPVFNVTFNPAEGARASVKYLYDLGHRQFCLISGPENSVPARLRLNTWRDTLASLQLTPLAIHYGSWDAQSGYLAILQMLRETPQATALLIANDQMALGALSALHQQKRKIPQDISVIGYDDTYESAFFEPSLTTVAIDFDLQGKIAVQQILQPDDAQAMLRSSTILPSRLVVRNSAGPLHSPQADLMNIAEHLRTLADELTRKA; encoded by the coding sequence ATGAAAACCAAAGCTGCAACCCTTGCCGATGTTGCTCGTCATGCCAATGTTTCTTATCAGACAGTGTCGCGGGTGCTTAACAATTCAGCGAACGTGTCTGCCAAAACACGTCAAAAAATTGAACAAGCCATTGCCGAACTGAAGTACGTTCCAAATCGCGTAGCTCAACAGTTGGTAGGGAAAGAGAGCAAAACGGTGGGGCTGGTCACCACCTCACTCGCCCTACATGCCCCTTCACAAATTGCGGCGGCGGTAAAAAAATATGCCGGGGAGCAGGGATATCAGGTGCTGATATCGATGATTGATGATGTTGATATTAAAGGTATTCAGGCTGCAGTTAATGACTTAAAAGCACAACGGGTAACAAAGATTATTATCAACGCCCCCCTGGAAACGGCATTGGCTGAAACTCTGGTTGCTGAAAACAGTGATGTATTGTGTCTGTTTCTCGACGTGGACCCTTATAGCCCGGTGTTTAACGTCACCTTTAATCCCGCAGAAGGTGCACGCGCCAGCGTAAAATATCTTTACGACTTGGGGCATCGTCAATTTTGCTTGATCTCTGGCCCTGAAAATTCAGTACCGGCGCGGTTACGACTCAATACCTGGCGCGATACCCTCGCCTCACTCCAACTGACACCGCTGGCCATACATTACGGTAGCTGGGACGCTCAAAGCGGCTATCTGGCGATATTACAGATGCTACGTGAAACGCCACAGGCGACCGCTCTTCTGATCGCGAACGATCAGATGGCGTTGGGTGCGTTAAGCGCCTTACATCAACAAAAACGTAAAATCCCGCAGGATATTTCTGTCATTGGCTATGACGACACCTATGAGAGTGCGTTTTTTGAACCTTCACTGACGACCGTCGCAATCGACTTTGATTTGCAAGGGAAAATTGCCGTTCAACAAATTTTACAGCCGGACGATGCACAAGCTATGCTCCGCTCTTCAACCATCCTTCCCAGCCGTCTGGTCGTGCGTAATTCTGCTGGCCCTCTGCACTCACCACAGGCTGATCTGATGAATATTGCCGAACACCTTCGCACGCTGGCAGATGAGCTAACACGCAAGGCATAA
- a CDS encoding PQQ-dependent sugar dehydrogenase produces the protein MYRQSFYLVPLLCIPSALWAAPETVNVEVLQDKLDHPWALAFLPDNHGMLITLRGGELRHWQAGKGLSAPLAGVPEVWAHGQGGLLDVALAPDFAQSRRIWLSFSEVGDDGKAGTAVGYGRLTDDLAKVTDFRTVFRQTPKLSTGNHFGGRLVFDGKGYLYIGLGENNQRPTAQDLDKLQGKLVRLTDQGEIPDDNPFVEESGVRAGIWSYGIRNPQGMAMNPWSNTLWLNEHGPRGGDEINIPEKGKNYGWPLATWGMNYSGFKIPEAKGEIVAGTEQPIFYWKDSPAVSGMAFYNSDKFPQWRQKLFIGALKDKNVIVMSVKGNKVAEDGRILTDRRQRIRDVRSGPDGYLYVLTDESNGELLKVSPRNN, from the coding sequence ATGTATCGACAATCCTTTTACCTTGTGCCCCTTCTCTGTATTCCTTCCGCTCTTTGGGCGGCACCCGAAACGGTAAATGTCGAAGTACTGCAGGATAAACTCGACCATCCGTGGGCGCTGGCCTTCTTACCGGATAATCACGGCATGTTAATCACCCTGCGCGGCGGCGAGTTACGCCACTGGCAAGCAGGAAAAGGATTATCTGCGCCGCTTGCCGGTGTGCCGGAAGTCTGGGCGCACGGGCAGGGCGGTTTGCTGGATGTGGCATTAGCGCCTGATTTTGCCCAGTCGCGCCGTATCTGGTTAAGTTTTTCTGAAGTCGGTGATGATGGTAAAGCCGGAACTGCCGTAGGTTATGGCCGCTTAACTGATGACCTCGCAAAAGTGACGGACTTCCGCACCGTTTTTCGCCAGACGCCAAAACTTTCTACCGGTAATCATTTTGGCGGGCGGCTGGTATTTGATGGTAAAGGCTATCTGTATATTGGTCTGGGTGAAAACAATCAGCGCCCGACGGCGCAGGATCTGGATAAATTGCAGGGTAAATTAGTGCGCCTGACCGACCAGGGCGAGATCCCGGATGATAATCCCTTTGTGGAGGAGTCTGGTGTGCGAGCCGGGATCTGGTCTTATGGCATTCGTAACCCGCAAGGGATGGCGATGAATCCGTGGAGTAATACGCTGTGGTTGAATGAACACGGTCCGCGCGGCGGCGATGAAATTAATATCCCGGAAAAAGGTAAAAACTACGGTTGGCCGCTGGCAACTTGGGGGATGAATTACTCAGGTTTTAAAATACCGGAAGCGAAAGGGGAAATTGTCGCCGGGACTGAACAACCCATTTTTTACTGGAAGGATTCACCGGCGGTGAGCGGCATGGCCTTCTATAACAGCGACAAATTCCCCCAGTGGCGGCAAAAATTATTTATTGGCGCGCTGAAAGATAAAAATGTCATCGTGATGAGCGTTAAAGGCAACAAGGTGGCAGAAGATGGTCGCATATTAACGGACAGGAGGCAGCGAATTCGTGATGTTCGCAGCGGACCCGACGGTTATTTATACGTTCTGACCGACGAGTCCAATGGAGAATTACTCAAAGTTAGCCCACGCAATAATTAG
- the ybjG gene encoding undecaprenyl-diphosphate phosphatase, with amino-acid sequence MLENLNYSLFSLINATPDSSAWMISLAIFIAKDLITVVPLLATVLWLWGFTAQRQLVIKIAIALAVSLFVSWTMGHLFPHDRPFVENVGYNFLHHAVDDSFPSDHGTVIFTFALAFLCWHRLWSGAILMVLAVVIAWSRVYLGVHWPLDMLGGLLAGMIGCLNAQIIWQAVGSRLYQRLQLWYRICFALPIRKGWVRG; translated from the coding sequence ATGCTGGAAAATCTGAATTATTCATTATTCTCTCTTATTAATGCGACGCCAGACTCATCCGCATGGATGATTTCGTTAGCAATTTTTATTGCCAAAGATTTAATTACCGTGGTGCCATTGTTGGCTACGGTGCTTTGGCTATGGGGATTTACGGCGCAACGACAACTGGTGATAAAAATCGCCATCGCGCTAGCGGTCAGTCTGTTTGTTTCCTGGACGATGGGCCATCTGTTTCCGCATGACCGTCCATTTGTCGAGAATGTCGGCTATAACTTCCTGCATCATGCAGTAGATGACTCTTTCCCGAGCGATCATGGCACGGTGATATTTACCTTTGCGCTGGCATTTTTATGCTGGCATCGTTTGTGGTCAGGAGCAATCCTCATGGTACTGGCGGTAGTTATTGCCTGGTCGCGCGTTTATCTCGGTGTTCACTGGCCGCTGGACATGCTTGGTGGATTGTTGGCGGGAATGATTGGTTGCCTTAACGCCCAGATTATCTGGCAAGCTGTGGGATCCAGGCTCTACCAGCGGCTGCAATTGTGGTATCGCATCTGTTTCGCCTTACCAATACGTAAAGGCTGGGTGCGTGGCTGA
- the mdfA gene encoding multidrug efflux MFS transporter MdfA, whose translation MQNKLATGARLGRQALLFPLCLVLYEFSTYIGNDMIQPGMLAVVEQYQAGIDWVPTSMTAYLAGGMFLQWLLGPLSDRIGRRPVMLAGVVWFIITCLAILLAQNIEQFTLLRFLQGISLCFIGAVGYAAIQESFEEAVCIKITALMANVALIAPLLGPLVGAAWIHVLPWEGMFVLFAALAAISFFGLQRAMPETATRIGEKLSLKELGRDYKLVLKNSRFVAGALALGFVSLPLLAWIAQSPIIIITGEQLSSYEYGLLQVPIFGALIAGNLLLARLTSRRTVRSLIIMGGWPIMIGLLVAAAATVISSHAYLWMTAGLSIYAFGIGLANAGLVRLTLFASDMSKGTVSAAMGMLQMLIFTVGIEISKHAWLNGGNGLFNLFNLANGVLWLLLMFIFLKDKQTGNSNDG comes from the coding sequence ATGCAAAATAAATTAGCAACAGGTGCCAGACTTGGGCGTCAGGCATTACTTTTCCCCCTCTGTCTGGTGCTCTACGAATTCTCGACCTATATCGGCAACGATATGATTCAACCCGGTATGCTCGCCGTGGTGGAGCAGTATCAGGCGGGTATTGACTGGGTTCCTACTTCGATGACCGCTTACCTGGCGGGAGGGATGTTTTTACAGTGGCTGTTAGGACCACTGTCGGATCGTATTGGTCGCCGTCCGGTAATGTTAGCTGGCGTGGTGTGGTTCATAATCACCTGCCTGGCGATATTACTGGCGCAAAACATTGAACAATTCACGCTGTTGCGCTTTCTACAGGGGATAAGCCTCTGTTTCATTGGCGCTGTGGGTTACGCCGCGATTCAGGAATCTTTTGAAGAGGCGGTTTGTATCAAGATCACCGCGCTGATGGCGAATGTGGCGCTGATTGCTCCGTTACTCGGGCCATTGGTGGGTGCCGCGTGGATTCATGTGTTGCCCTGGGAAGGGATGTTTGTGTTGTTTGCTGCATTGGCGGCGATCTCCTTCTTCGGTCTGCAACGTGCGATGCCAGAAACGGCTACGCGCATTGGCGAGAAACTGTCGCTGAAAGAGCTTGGTCGAGACTATAAGCTGGTACTGAAGAACAGCCGCTTTGTTGCAGGAGCGCTGGCGCTGGGATTTGTCAGTCTGCCGTTACTGGCGTGGATTGCCCAGTCACCGATTATCATCATCACCGGTGAACAGTTGAGTAGCTATGAATATGGTTTGCTGCAAGTGCCCATTTTCGGCGCGTTAATTGCGGGTAATTTGCTGCTGGCACGTCTGACCTCGCGCCGTACCGTACGTTCGCTGATTATTATGGGGGGCTGGCCGATTATGATTGGTCTGCTGGTCGCCGCAGCGGCCACGGTCATCTCATCGCACGCGTATTTATGGATGACCGCCGGGTTAAGTATTTATGCTTTTGGTATTGGTCTGGCGAATGCAGGGCTGGTGCGTTTAACGTTGTTCGCCAGTGATATGAGTAAAGGGACGGTATCGGCGGCGATGGGGATGTTGCAAATGCTGATCTTTACCGTAGGTATTGAGATCAGTAAACATGCCTGGCTGAATGGCGGTAATGGATTGTTTAATCTGTTTAATCTTGCCAACGGAGTTTTGTGGCTGCTGCTGATGTTTATCTTTTTAAAAGATAAACAAACAGGAAATTCTAACGACGGATAA